One Dermatophagoides farinae isolate YC_2012a chromosome 6, ASM2471394v1, whole genome shotgun sequence genomic window carries:
- the Mical gene encoding molecule interacting with CasL isoform X1, producing the protein MIIMSTTATAATTITTTNHHHGHGHHNHNHNHRHHHQHQHNNVQSQQQQQYSRNVIENVIKSLDQLILAQNVKQVLEHNRQIAKLLHLDDDDDDDERNQNDDDDDHHHDSYGLQKFFRLKNALNVKTVSKWNRVASILKTLDSKANQKEYSSIRSNVQGRKILVIGGGISGLRVSIELLLLGAKVLCVEKRDEFTRNNVIHLWPNVINDMCTFEAKRFYGKFCVGSIDHISIRQLQLILLKIAIIYGLNFYTNTTFSEICPRIIEPRFGRCSQSTCDCCCHQHGFGRRGSYAHFSHTSVQDQASHSAANYLNRQSFDVIIGCDGRRHTFSRYFRRNNRRGKLAIGLTANFINHRTEEEVQSEEISGTSRIYQQQWFQNLQDETGIELENLVYYRDNTHYFVMTATKASLLLRGVLKIDHSDSHQLLSMNNIDTQKLMRYSKDAAEWSSKLRRLEFARNSNNMPDVALFDFTSMYSATNASCAKKIHLHCCDTPVVMNDKENSRYMLLLLCGDSLLEPFWPTGSGAGRGFLSALDAAWTVAQWFSNVDDSYPIDSMLNVISKREYVYRLLAQTSPENTTSKNFTIDPQSRYKTLNILKNDTLKEMKDQVRHLIIDKPDIDMKIYRISNEAKRARRATVGIDPNDILKAKNLPVDTSKLDEFVVQTSNHHHHLMEYQRNHPILYSVPSSDALNNNNKNYNRQPRQHCDNNQSIDIQSGSRSPIEVVQFLPRNHSNTTVTTAATNIKQNNLPRHLDVQPRNDRLMSNMAKKNHHARNHFFHDEQQRSNCSTSSLSSISSHHSRHDWPSSLNHRNNDGGDDDDQISSHELKVNNNRSKYHKHSGHHHHHHDESAGYDKENCPIPNFKQMFLLDDYVDDDDDDDDGNPECSTRNYPQSKSKSTSSVKNRINSISQPQSMFGQLIDSRRSLHDFEKSLSRKPVKKSSDIMEKAQFLEQKFEEHNRSYVPNLNRVGRIEEDDWNVKIWNDSNLFAPKVDKSGRPYVGENSRDLLQSRIAQLNNNFEYNRPMVPKRFLSTTMTTTTANSGKNNDYVNMLSNEVCQKLNSATSANSSVMQQSNIIETTTGQTSSCPFGDATDSVKISSAFRDPSTATANIRKMPGSDLLKPIGDCRRCSKTLIANDRVTILGRNFHRNCLTCKICNVSLRHDELMASIDDFICKICSKIRSRQIVDDGSFNSNIMTTSSSGVGSIFGSSVIDSKSVSQTPLSSSLNLSLMEAKKNFLENAQQIDLRERAEFELVINDINDDDVVTDSNVNEPADDDDDDDDYFDGEDNDDVDDEFCVENDDDNDDDNQVDETDELNLIQNDDNNEQQQQRQQSSDLSESSDIHCSSDNYTDDEQSSDSSSPKRQSSSSMKTVPLPKSSSSSPSSSSSSSSSSSNDNSSQTTASHKDIIVDNNNVDDFGSGFTSLIGTTTTNTPTTVTNDSSSISIMTNEINNAGEGCVEMISSSTNSKNSNNSTSSSSSSSTSDPLAALPLLHESTNAYYDSEASINIVDDYNNDDDKKKSSSPTTTAELISESIAKSNLETSCQFADDDDDNRPIRKSSSSSSTSSMKLHLPIIRSAAVASSPQFNQSQNQRIDNNNKSPEMKKDLLIFNFNRKKEPPITAATITTDSVRTEGQQQQQDMKTMAKTMLIRDDNSGSSNNKINKNKFHGFQSSTSKIMPRNHHHDNHLRKNINTGNGTVVGSGGTQIKSTTTTTTTTKPSNIPTYRYAGHFTEKFYRSQSQPSLLLQMDQIGNKLKMKRNDSPITTILDTTANNIGSTKLSSSSSIPTATLATKSSSRSSSKSQMDLLPFVDGSPPKNDDGPTTKCTPKTNFNNNRTTTNNNNTNNHLVEPINSNTIKPLTQAPFARIDDV; encoded by the exons atgatcattatgtcAACAACGGCAACGGCAGCCacaacgataacaacaacaaaccatcatcatggccatggtcaccataatcataatcacaatcatcgccatcatcatcaacatcaacataataATGTGCAatcgcaacaacaacaacaatattctcgaaatgtgattgaaaatgtaatTAAATCATTGGATCAATTAATATTGGCACAAAATGTTAAACAGGTGCTTGAACATAATCGACAGATTGCTAAATTATTACatctagatgatgatgatgatgatgatgaacgaaatcagaatgatgatgatgatgatcatcatcatgattcatATGGTTTgcagaaattttttcgtttaaaaAATGCCTTAAATGTTAAAACAGTATCAAAATGGAATCGTGTTGCATCtatattgaaaacattggATTCGAAAGCCaatcaaaaagaatattcatcaattcgTTCAAATGTTCAGGGTCGAAAAATTTTAGTCATCGGTGGTGGTATATCCGGACTTCGTGTTTCcatagaattattattgcttgGAGCCaaag TGCTTTGTGTGGAAAAACGTGATGAATTTACTCGAAATAATGTTATACATTTGTGGCCAAATGTCATCAATGATATGTGTACATTCGAAGCGAAACGTTTTTATGGAAAATTCTGTGTCGGTTCCATTGATCATATATCCATTCGACAGCTACAATTAATCTTGTTGAAAATAGCCATTATTTATGGATTAAATTTCTATACAAATACAACATTTTCGGAAATTTGTCCACGTATTATTGAACCAAGATTTGGTCGATGTTCACAATCAAcatgtgattgttgttgtcatcaacaTGGTTTTGGTCGTCGAGGATCCTATGCACATTTTTCACATACATCTGTACAGGATCAAGCTTCACATTCGGCTGCCAATTATTTGAATCGACAATCATTCGATGTAATCATCGGTTGTGATGGCCGACGACATACATTTAGTCGTTATTTTCGCCGTAATAATCGTCGTGGAAAATTGGCCATTGGATTAACGgcaaatttcatcaatcatcgtACAGAAGAAGAGGTTCAATCCGAAGAGATAAGCGGTACAAGCCGtatatatcaacaacaatggttcCAAAATCTACAGGATGAAACTGgaattgaattggaaaatcTTGTCTATTATCGTGATAATACACATTATTTTGTTATGACAGCAACAAAAGCATCATTACTGTTACGTGGTGTTCTCAAAATCGATCATAGTGATTCTCATCAACTTTTATCGATGAATAata TTGATACACAAAAATTAATGCGTTATAGTAAAGATGCGGCTGAATGGTCATCAAAACTTCGACGATTAGAATTTGCACgtaattcaaataatatgCCTGATGTTGCATTATTCGATTTTACATCCATGTACTCAGCAACGAATGCATcatgtgcaaaaaaaattcatcttcattgttGTGATACACCTGTTGTTATGAATGACAAGGAAAATTCTCGTtatatgttattattattatgcgGTGATTCATTACTAGAACCG TTTTGGCCAACTGGTAGTGGTGCTGGTCGTGGATTCTTATCGGCATTGGATGCTGCATGGACTGTTGCACAATGgttttcaaatgttgatgatagttatccaattgattcaatgCTCAATGTAATTAGTAAACGTGAATATGTCTATAG aTTATTAGCACAAACTAGTCCCGAGAATACAACAAGTAAAAATTTCACTATTGATCCACAATCACGTTATAAAACATTAAATATTCTCAAAAATGATACATTAAAAGAGATGAAAGATCAAGTTCGTCATCTAATCATTGATAAACCAGATATTGACATGAAAATCTATCGTATTAGTAATGAAGCAAAACGTGCACGTCGTGCTACCGTCGGTATTGATCCAAATGATATattgaaagcaaaaaatttaCCAGTCGATACAAGTAAATTggatgaatttgttgttcaaacatcaaatcatcaccatcatctaaTGGAATATCAACGTAATCATCCTATCCTATATTCAGTGCCTTCATCTGATgcattaaataataataataaaaattataatcgACAACCTCGACAACActgtgataataatcaatcaatcgatattcAAAGTGGTAGTCGTTCACCGATTGAAGTTGTGCAATTTCTTCCACGAAATCATTCGAATACAACTGtcacaacagcagcaacaaacaTTAAACAGAATAATTTACCAAGACATTTAGATGTACAACCAAGAAATGATCGATTAATGTCAAATATGGCtaaaaagaatcatcatgcacgtaatcatttttttcatgatgaacaacaacgttcaaattgttcaacatcatcattgtcatcgatTTCATCACATCACTCTCGACATGATTGGCCATCGTCATTAAATCAtagaaataatgatggtggcgatgatgatgaccaaatcTCTAGTCATGAATTAAAAGTCAACAATAATCGTAGTAAATACCATAAACAtagtggtcatcatcatcatcatcatgatgaatcaGCTGGATatgataaagaaaattgtCCAATTCCAAATTTTAAACAAATGTTTCTTCtcgatgattatgttgacgatgatgatgatgatgatgatggtaatccCGAATGTTCCACACGAAATTATCCACAAtctaaatcaaaatcaacatcatcagtgaaaaatcgtataaattcaatatcaCAGCCACAAAGTATGTTTggacaattgattgattcacgTCGTAGTTTgcatgattttgaaaaatcacTTTCAAGAAAACCggtaaaaaaatcatccgATATTATGGAAAAGGCACaatttttggaacaaaaatttgaagaaCATAATCGTTCATATGTACCGAATTTGAATCGTGTTGGTCGTATTGAAGAAGATGATTGGAATGTTAAAATATGGAATGATTCGAATCTATTTG CACCAAAAGTAGATAAATCCGGTCGACCATATGTAGGTGAAAATAGCCGTGATCTTTTGCAATCTAGAATTGcacaattgaataataattttgaatataatcGTCCAATGGTACCGAAAAGATTTCTATCGACAACGATGACAACGACTACTGCAAACAGTgggaaaaataatgattatgttaATATGTTATCGAATGAAGTTTGTCAGAAATTAAATTCTGCAACAAGTGCTAACAGTAGTGTTATGCAACAATCGAACATTATTGAAACGACAACTggacaaacatcatcatgtccaTTTGGAGATGCTACAGATTCGGTGAAGATTAGTAGTGCATTTCGTGATCCGTCTACTGCTACTGCCAATATTCGAAAGATGCCCGGTTCTGATCTATTAAAACCAATTGGTGATTGTCGTCGATGttcaaaaacattgataGCAAATGATCGTGTTACCATTTTAGGTAGAAATTTTCATAg AAATTGTCTCACCTGTAAAATTTGTAACGTTAGTCTTAGACATGATGAACTTATGGCTTCTatcgatgattttatttgtaaaatttgttcaaaaattCGATCTCGTCAAATCGTAGATGATGGTAGCTTCAATTCGAATATTATGACCACAAGTAGTAGTGGTGTTGGTTCTATTTTTGGTTCATCAGTGATTGATAGTAAAAGTGTATCTCAAACACCGCTTagttcatcattgaatctatCATTGATGgaagcaaagaaaaatttcttggAAAATGCTCAACAAATTGATCTACGTGAACGTGCTGAATTTGAACTTGTCATTAatgatattaatgatgatgatgttgtaaCCGATTCGAATGTAAATGAacctgctgatgatgatgatgatgatgatgactatttCGATGGagaagataatgatgacgttgatgatgaattctgtgttgaaaatgatgatgacaatgatgatgataatcaagtTGATGAAACAGATGAATTGAATCtaatacaaaatgatgataataatgaacaacaacaacaacgacaacaatcatcTGATTTATCAGAAAGTTCAGATATTCATTGTTCAAGTGATAATTATAcagatgatgaacaatctTCGGATTCATCGTCACCAaaacgacaatcatcatcatcaatgaaaacagTTCCATTacccaaatcatcatcatcatcaccatcatcgtcgtcgtcgtcgtcatcttcatcatcgaatgataatAGTTCGCAAACAACAGCTAGCCACAAAGacattattgttgataataataatgtcgaTGATTTTGGATCCGGATTTACG AGCTTGATtggtacaacaacaacaaatactcCAACAACCGTTAcgaatgattcatcatccatatccATTATGActaatgaaattaataatgCCGGTGAAGGTTGTGTCGAAATGATCtcgtcatcaacaaattcCAAAAATTCTAACAattccacatcatcatcatcatcatcatcaacatctgaTCCATTAGCTGCTTTACCATTGCTTCATGAATCTACCAATGCTTATTATGATTCAGAAGCTTCAATtaacattgttgatgattataataatgatgatgataaaaagaaatcatcatcaccgacAACAACGGCAGAATTGATTTCTGAATCAATTGCAAAGTCAAATCTAGAGACTAGTTGCCAATTTgccgatgacgatgatgataaccggCCAATAaggaaatcatcatcatcatcatcaacatcatctatGAAACTTCACTTACCCATTATTCGatctgctgctgttgcttcTTCACCacaatttaatcaatcacaaaaccaaagaatcgataataataataaatcaccagaaatgaaaaaagatttattgatttttaattttaatagaaaaaaagaaccaCCGATAACAGCAGCAACCATCACCACCGATTCTGTCAGGACAGAaggacaacaacagcaacaagacATGAAAACAATGGCCAAAACGATGTTGATtcgtgatgataatagcggcagcagcaacaacaaaatcaataaaaataaatttcatggTTTTCAATCTTCAACATCGAAAATTATGCccagaaatcatcatcatgataatcatttgagaaaaaacatcaatacTGGAAATGGAACCGTCGTCGGTAGTGGTGGTacacaaatcaaatcaacgacaacaacaacaacaacaacaaaaccatCGAATATACCAACATATCGTTATGCTGGTCATTTTAccgaaaaattttatcgttCACAATCACAGCCAAGTTTATTGTTACAAATGGATCAAATTGgcaataaattgaaaatgaaacgaaatgatTCACCAATTACTACGATCTTGGATACCACCGCTAATAATATTGGTTcgacaaaattatcatcatcatcatcgattccaACAGCAACTTtggcaacaaaatcatcatcacgatcatCAAGTAAATCACAAATGGATCTATTACCATTTGTTGATGGATCACCAccgaaaaatgatgatggaccaacaacaaagtgTACACCGAAAACTAATTTTAACAATAACcgaaccaccaccaacaacaacaacaccaataATCATCTTGTTGAACcgataaattcaaatacTATAAAGCCACTTACTCAGGCTCCATTTGCTcgtattgatgatgtttga
- the Mical gene encoding molecule interacting with CasL isoform X2 — translation MIIMSTTATAATTITTTNHHHGHGHHNHNHNHRHHHQHQHNNVQSQQQQQYSRNVIENVIKSLDQLILAQNVKQVLEHNRQIAKLLHLDDDDDDDERNQNDDDDDHHHDSYGLQKFFRLKNALNVKTVSKWNRVASILKTLDSKANQKEYSSIRSNVQGRKILVIGGGISGLRVSIELLLLGAKVLCVEKRDEFTRNNVIHLWPNVINDMCTFEAKRFYGKFCVGSIDHISIRQLQLILLKIAIIYGLNFYTNTTFSEICPRIIEPRFGRCSQSTCDCCCHQHGFGRRGSYAHFSHTSVQDQASHSAANYLNRQSFDVIIGCDGRRHTFSRYFRRNNRRGKLAIGLTANFINHRTEEEVQSEEISGTSRIYQQQWFQNLQDETGIELENLVYYRDNTHYFVMTATKASLLLRGVLKIDHSDSHQLLSMNNIDTQKLMRYSKDAAEWSSKLRRLEFARNSNNMPDVALFDFTSMYSATNASCAKKIHLHCCDTPVVMNDKENSRYMLLLLCGDSLLEPFWPTGSGAGRGFLSALDAAWTVAQWFSNVDDSYPIDSMLNVISKREYVYRLLAQTSPENTTSKNFTIDPQSRYKTLNILKNDTLKEMKDQVRHLIIDKPDIDMKIYRISNEAKRARRATVGIDPNDILKAKNLPVDTSKLDEFVVQTSNHHHHLMEYQRNHPILYSVPSSDALNNNNKNYNRQPRQHCDNNQSIDIQSGSRSPIEVVQFLPRNHSNTTVTTAATNIKQNNLPRHLDVQPRNDRLMSNMAKKNHHARNHFFHDEQQRSNCSTSSLSSISSHHSRHDWPSSLNHRNNDGGDDDDQISSHELKVNNNRSKYHKHSGHHHHHHDESAGYDKENCPIPNFKQMFLLDDYVDDDDDDDDGNPECSTRNYPQSKSKSTSSVKNRINSISQPQSMFGQLIDSRRSLHDFEKSLSRKPVKKSSDIMEKAQFLEQKFEEHNRSYVPNLNRVGRIEEDDWNVKIWNDSNLFAPKVDKSGRPYVGENSRDLLQSRIAQLNNNFEYNRPMVPKRFLSTTMTTTTANSGKNNDYVNMLSNEVCQKLNSATSANSSVMQQSNIIETTTGQTSSCPFGDATDSVKISSAFRDPSTATANIRKMPGSDLLKPIGDCRRCSKTLIANDRVTILGRNFHRNCLTCKICNVSLRHDELMASIDDFICKICSKIRSRQIVDDGSFNSNIMTTSSSGVGSIFGSSVIDSKSVSQTPLSSSLNLSLMEAKKNFLENAQQIDLRERAEFELVINDINDDDVVTDSNVNEPADDDDDDDDYFDGEDNDDVDDEFCVENDDDNDDDNQVDETDELNLIQNDDNNEQQQQRQQSSDLSESSDIHCSSDNYTDDEQSSDSSSPKRQSSSSMKTVPLPKSSSSSPSSSSSSSSSSSNDNSSQTTASHKDIIVDNNNVDDFGSGFTKKRTTDNSSNHHHRFCQDRRTTTATRHENNGQNDVDS, via the exons atgatcattatgtcAACAACGGCAACGGCAGCCacaacgataacaacaacaaaccatcatcatggccatggtcaccataatcataatcacaatcatcgccatcatcatcaacatcaacataataATGTGCAatcgcaacaacaacaacaatattctcgaaatgtgattgaaaatgtaatTAAATCATTGGATCAATTAATATTGGCACAAAATGTTAAACAGGTGCTTGAACATAATCGACAGATTGCTAAATTATTACatctagatgatgatgatgatgatgatgaacgaaatcagaatgatgatgatgatgatcatcatcatgattcatATGGTTTgcagaaattttttcgtttaaaaAATGCCTTAAATGTTAAAACAGTATCAAAATGGAATCGTGTTGCATCtatattgaaaacattggATTCGAAAGCCaatcaaaaagaatattcatcaattcgTTCAAATGTTCAGGGTCGAAAAATTTTAGTCATCGGTGGTGGTATATCCGGACTTCGTGTTTCcatagaattattattgcttgGAGCCaaag TGCTTTGTGTGGAAAAACGTGATGAATTTACTCGAAATAATGTTATACATTTGTGGCCAAATGTCATCAATGATATGTGTACATTCGAAGCGAAACGTTTTTATGGAAAATTCTGTGTCGGTTCCATTGATCATATATCCATTCGACAGCTACAATTAATCTTGTTGAAAATAGCCATTATTTATGGATTAAATTTCTATACAAATACAACATTTTCGGAAATTTGTCCACGTATTATTGAACCAAGATTTGGTCGATGTTCACAATCAAcatgtgattgttgttgtcatcaacaTGGTTTTGGTCGTCGAGGATCCTATGCACATTTTTCACATACATCTGTACAGGATCAAGCTTCACATTCGGCTGCCAATTATTTGAATCGACAATCATTCGATGTAATCATCGGTTGTGATGGCCGACGACATACATTTAGTCGTTATTTTCGCCGTAATAATCGTCGTGGAAAATTGGCCATTGGATTAACGgcaaatttcatcaatcatcgtACAGAAGAAGAGGTTCAATCCGAAGAGATAAGCGGTACAAGCCGtatatatcaacaacaatggttcCAAAATCTACAGGATGAAACTGgaattgaattggaaaatcTTGTCTATTATCGTGATAATACACATTATTTTGTTATGACAGCAACAAAAGCATCATTACTGTTACGTGGTGTTCTCAAAATCGATCATAGTGATTCTCATCAACTTTTATCGATGAATAata TTGATACACAAAAATTAATGCGTTATAGTAAAGATGCGGCTGAATGGTCATCAAAACTTCGACGATTAGAATTTGCACgtaattcaaataatatgCCTGATGTTGCATTATTCGATTTTACATCCATGTACTCAGCAACGAATGCATcatgtgcaaaaaaaattcatcttcattgttGTGATACACCTGTTGTTATGAATGACAAGGAAAATTCTCGTtatatgttattattattatgcgGTGATTCATTACTAGAACCG TTTTGGCCAACTGGTAGTGGTGCTGGTCGTGGATTCTTATCGGCATTGGATGCTGCATGGACTGTTGCACAATGgttttcaaatgttgatgatagttatccaattgattcaatgCTCAATGTAATTAGTAAACGTGAATATGTCTATAG aTTATTAGCACAAACTAGTCCCGAGAATACAACAAGTAAAAATTTCACTATTGATCCACAATCACGTTATAAAACATTAAATATTCTCAAAAATGATACATTAAAAGAGATGAAAGATCAAGTTCGTCATCTAATCATTGATAAACCAGATATTGACATGAAAATCTATCGTATTAGTAATGAAGCAAAACGTGCACGTCGTGCTACCGTCGGTATTGATCCAAATGATATattgaaagcaaaaaatttaCCAGTCGATACAAGTAAATTggatgaatttgttgttcaaacatcaaatcatcaccatcatctaaTGGAATATCAACGTAATCATCCTATCCTATATTCAGTGCCTTCATCTGATgcattaaataataataataaaaattataatcgACAACCTCGACAACActgtgataataatcaatcaatcgatattcAAAGTGGTAGTCGTTCACCGATTGAAGTTGTGCAATTTCTTCCACGAAATCATTCGAATACAACTGtcacaacagcagcaacaaacaTTAAACAGAATAATTTACCAAGACATTTAGATGTACAACCAAGAAATGATCGATTAATGTCAAATATGGCtaaaaagaatcatcatgcacgtaatcatttttttcatgatgaacaacaacgttcaaattgttcaacatcatcattgtcatcgatTTCATCACATCACTCTCGACATGATTGGCCATCGTCATTAAATCAtagaaataatgatggtggcgatgatgatgaccaaatcTCTAGTCATGAATTAAAAGTCAACAATAATCGTAGTAAATACCATAAACAtagtggtcatcatcatcatcatcatgatgaatcaGCTGGATatgataaagaaaattgtCCAATTCCAAATTTTAAACAAATGTTTCTTCtcgatgattatgttgacgatgatgatgatgatgatgatggtaatccCGAATGTTCCACACGAAATTATCCACAAtctaaatcaaaatcaacatcatcagtgaaaaatcgtataaattcaatatcaCAGCCACAAAGTATGTTTggacaattgattgattcacgTCGTAGTTTgcatgattttgaaaaatcacTTTCAAGAAAACCggtaaaaaaatcatccgATATTATGGAAAAGGCACaatttttggaacaaaaatttgaagaaCATAATCGTTCATATGTACCGAATTTGAATCGTGTTGGTCGTATTGAAGAAGATGATTGGAATGTTAAAATATGGAATGATTCGAATCTATTTG CACCAAAAGTAGATAAATCCGGTCGACCATATGTAGGTGAAAATAGCCGTGATCTTTTGCAATCTAGAATTGcacaattgaataataattttgaatataatcGTCCAATGGTACCGAAAAGATTTCTATCGACAACGATGACAACGACTACTGCAAACAGTgggaaaaataatgattatgttaATATGTTATCGAATGAAGTTTGTCAGAAATTAAATTCTGCAACAAGTGCTAACAGTAGTGTTATGCAACAATCGAACATTATTGAAACGACAACTggacaaacatcatcatgtccaTTTGGAGATGCTACAGATTCGGTGAAGATTAGTAGTGCATTTCGTGATCCGTCTACTGCTACTGCCAATATTCGAAAGATGCCCGGTTCTGATCTATTAAAACCAATTGGTGATTGTCGTCGATGttcaaaaacattgataGCAAATGATCGTGTTACCATTTTAGGTAGAAATTTTCATAg AAATTGTCTCACCTGTAAAATTTGTAACGTTAGTCTTAGACATGATGAACTTATGGCTTCTatcgatgattttatttgtaaaatttgttcaaaaattCGATCTCGTCAAATCGTAGATGATGGTAGCTTCAATTCGAATATTATGACCACAAGTAGTAGTGGTGTTGGTTCTATTTTTGGTTCATCAGTGATTGATAGTAAAAGTGTATCTCAAACACCGCTTagttcatcattgaatctatCATTGATGgaagcaaagaaaaatttcttggAAAATGCTCAACAAATTGATCTACGTGAACGTGCTGAATTTGAACTTGTCATTAatgatattaatgatgatgatgttgtaaCCGATTCGAATGTAAATGAacctgctgatgatgatgatgatgatgatgactatttCGATGGagaagataatgatgacgttgatgatgaattctgtgttgaaaatgatgatgacaatgatgatgataatcaagtTGATGAAACAGATGAATTGAATCtaatacaaaatgatgataataatgaacaacaacaacaacgacaacaatcatcTGATTTATCAGAAAGTTCAGATATTCATTGTTCAAGTGATAATTATAcagatgatgaacaatctTCGGATTCATCGTCACCAaaacgacaatcatcatcatcaatgaaaacagTTCCATTacccaaatcatcatcatcatcaccatcatcgtcgtcgtcgtcgtcatcttcatcatcgaatgataatAGTTCGCAAACAACAGCTAGCCACAAAGacattattgttgataataataatgtcgaTGATTTTGGATCCGGATTTACG aaaaaaagaaccaCCGATAACAGCAGCAACCATCACCACCGATTCTGTCAGGACAGAaggacaacaacagcaacaagacATGAAAACAATGGCCAAAACGATGTTGATtcgtga
- the LOC124494346 gene encoding uncharacterized protein LOC124494346: MSESEVVNTNNNSTDEIVTKDPKNDSLKRKENEFSEDSNSVLDSVNDESNHKKAKHENGADEESNDANDAGGDVDEEDEEDDDEVVPEDYADEDEEEGDGADEEDDDDDEDA; encoded by the exons ATGTCCGAATCAGAAGTTGtcaatacaaacaacaatagtACCGATGAAATTGTCACCAAGGATCCAAAGAATGATTCCCTTAAACGAAAGGAGAATGAG TTTTCTGAGGATTCCAATTCGGTTCTGGATTCCGTCAACGATGAAAGCAATCATAAGAAAGCTAAACATGAAAATGGCGCCGATGAAGAATCCAATGATGCAAATGATGCCG GTGGCGATGTAGATGAAGAggatgaagaagatgatgatgaagtcgTTCCTGAAGATTATgctgatgaagatgaagaagaaggtGATGGTGCCGATGAagaagacgatgatgatgatgaggatgcataa